The Papaver somniferum cultivar HN1 unplaced genomic scaffold, ASM357369v1 unplaced-scaffold_83, whole genome shotgun sequence genome has a segment encoding these proteins:
- the LOC113345763 gene encoding protein GPR107-like — MKRFFVNLLFFLSISSLFISLTSAEIKNLEIRADSRPMILFERFGFTHTGHVNVKVTDVQYSSSVSQPDPSRLGFFLLSEEALIQVIIESEQNPNFCVLDSHYILSLFTFKELNPPQSNSYNNSFPVTVPNEYSLFFTNCVPQCQVNMDVRTEIYNVDNGVDKDYLPAGQTKLPMMYFVFSLAYFVFLVGWIYVCITNKHSVHRIHLLMAGLLLMKALNLISAAEDKHYVKVTGTAHGWDVLFYIFQFIRVTLLFTVIVLIGTGWSFLKPFLQEKEKKVLMIVIPLQVLANLASVVIGETGPFIKDWVTWNQVFLLVDIVCCCAIIFPIVWSIRSLKETSKMDGKAARNLAKLTLFRQFYIVVIGYLYFTRIVVFALKTISAYKYQWVSTAAEETVSLAFYMVMFYMFRPVEKNEYFVLDEEEEEAAQQILQDEEFEL; from the coding sequence ATGAAGAGATTTTTTGTAAATCTTCTGTTTTTCCTCTCGATCTCTTCTCTATTCATTTCATTAACATCCGCAGAAATAAAAAATTTAGAGATCCGTGCAGATTCAAGACCAATGATCTTATTCGAACGATTCGGTTTCACTCATACCGGCCACGTTAATGTTAAAGTAACAGATGTACAATACTCTTCATCTGTTTCACAACCAGATCCATCTCGattaggtttttttcttctctcagaAGAAGCCCTAATTCAAGTAATCATAGAAAgtgaacaaaaccctaatttctgtgttCTTGATAGTCATTACATTCTCTCGTTATTCACTTTTAAAGAATTAAATCCACCTCAGAGTAATTCTTACAATAATTCATTCCCTGTTACTGTTCCTAATGAGTACAGTCTTTTCTTTACAAATTGTGTACCACAATGTCAAGTTAATATGGATGTTAGAACAGAGATCTACAATGTTGATAATGGTGTTGACAAGGATTATCTACCAGCAGGTCAGACTAAACTACCTATGATGTATTTTGTGTTTTCATTAGCTTATTTTGTCTTCTTAGTTGGCTGGATTTATGTTTGTATTACAAATAAGCATTCGGTTCATCGAATTCATCTTTTGATGGCGGGGTTATTGTTGATGAAAGCATTGAATTTGATATCTGCTGCTGAGGATAAACATTATGTTAAGGTTACTGGGACGGCTCATGGATGGGATGTGTTGTTTTACATTTTCCAGTTTATTAGGGTAACGTTGTTGTTTACTGTGATTGTGTTGATTGGAACTGGTTGGTCGTTTTTGAAGCCATTtttacaagagaaagagaagaaggtgttgatgaTTGTGATTCCCTTACAAGTTTTAGCCAATTTAGCTTCAGTTGTGATTGGAGAAACTGGTCCTTTTATCAAAGATTGGGTAACTTGGAATCAAGTTTTCTTGTTGGTTGATATCGTTTGTTGTTGTGCAATTATATTCCCAATCGTATGGTCGATCAGATCATTGAAAGAAACATCGAAAATGGATGGGAAAGCTGCGAGGAATTTGGCTAAGTTGACACTATTTAGACAATTTTATATAGTTGTGATTGGGTATTTGTATTTCACGCGAATAGTGGTGTTTGCATTGAAAACAATTTCTGCATACAAGTATCAATGGGTTAGTACTGCAGCTGAAGAAACAGTGAGTTTGGCATTCTACATGGTAATGTTCTATATGTTTAGACCAGTTGAGAAGAATGAGTATTTTGTGcttgatgaggaggaagaagaagctgCACAGCAGATTTTGCAAGACGAAGAATTCGAGCTTTGA